A window of Vigna unguiculata cultivar IT97K-499-35 chromosome 4, ASM411807v1, whole genome shotgun sequence contains these coding sequences:
- the LOC114181637 gene encoding DNA (cytosine-5)-methyltransferase 1-like isoform X2: MAKNKQKKRSLAESGEQAPAPRKMPKRAAACKDLKEKSFSISDKSCLIETKKDQTVDEEIVAVSMTAGQDDGRPNRRITEFILHDQEGKAQHLEMLEFIDLYITGVVLPLEASTGKKREKGVKCEGFGRIESWDISGYEDGSPVIWISTDVADYDCQKPAASYKKFYDFFFEKARACVEVYKKLTKSSGGDPSISLDELLAGMARSMSGSKCFSGTASIKDYVIYQGDFIYEQLIGLDMTSKTNDMMFADIAALIALRDEAKKQDAYMHLMPSNGSLRIGSGSGDEENKNQMDSDSPNVKKKDSKLARLLQEEEYWKSLKQPKNHKSSKYYIKINEDEIANDYPLPAFYRTSLQETDEFIICGDDYDQYNVDDLPRNILHNWSLYNSDARLVSLELLPMKPCSDMDVAIFGSGVMKLDDGSGFHLETEVGQSSSTSSEPQTFDGIPIYLSAIKEWMIEFGSLMIFISIRTDMGWYRLGKPAKQYAPWYETVLKTARLAIAIITLLKEQSRVSRLSFGDVIKKVSEFSQNDGSYISSDPLAVERYVVVHGQIILQLFAVFPDSEIRKCPFVTGLANKMEERHHTKWLVKKKKNQPRIEANLNPRAAVGLVVSKRKAMQATTTKLINRIWGEYYSNHLAENQKEGAVSELKEEDELEDHEENEDEDNEEEPILLDGTSKRHSDSKQTKTFSGNAEITWEGKPEGKTSSGYPVYKQAIINGEVISVGKFVLVEVDGADEFPDMYCVEYMFESKNGRKMFHGRMMQHGCHTVIGNAANEREVFLTNECRDLGLQDVKQTVVVNIRKRPWGHQHRKDNAIADRADRARAEERKKKGLPTEYYCKSLYWPERGAFFSLPFDTLGQGSGICSSCKIHDDEKAKNIFNVNSSKSGFLFKGIEYSLNDFVYVSPFEFEEKIEQGTHKSGRNVGLKAYVVCQVLEIVLKMEIKHPEIKSTQVKIRRFYRPEDVSNEKAYCSDIQEVYYSDETHIISVDSIEGKCEVRKKSDIPEQSAPGMFQNVFFCELLYDPATGSLKKLPAHIKVKYSTGRTSDAATRKRKGKCKEGDDDSESSKEGKTLNEKRLATLDIFAGCGGLSEGLEQSGVSSTKWAIEYEEPAGDAFKANHPDALVFINNCNVILRAVMEKCGDIDDCISTTEAAELAAKLDESERSSLPMPGEVDFINGGPPCQGFSGMNRFNQSSWSKVQCEMILAFLSFADYFRPRYFLLENVRNFVSFNKGQTFRLALASLLEMGYQVRFGILEAGAFGVSQSRKRAFIWAACPDDVLPEWPEPMHVFSAPELKITLSENVHYAAVRSTANGAPLRAITVKDTIGDLPAVGNGASKGNMEYQNDPVSWFQKKIRGEMIVLTDHISKEMNELNLIRCQKIPKRPGCDWRDLPQEKVTLSNGQVVDLIPWCLPNTAKRHNQWKGLFGRLDWQGNFPTSITDPQPMGKVGMCFHPDQDRILTVRECARSQGFPDSYKFSGNIIHKHRQIGNAVPPPLAFALGRKLKEAVNSKNSK; this comes from the exons ATGgctaaaaacaaacaaaagaaacGAAGTTTGGCAGAGAGCGGTGAGCAGGCTCCAGCTCCACGCAAAATGCCAAAACGTGCCGCAGCGTGTAAAGATTTGAAAGAGAAATCCTTTTCAATATCGGATAAGTCTTGTCTCATTGAAACAAAGAAGGATCAGACTGTAGATGAAGAAATTGTAGCTGTCAGTATGACTGCTGGACAAGATGATGGTCGCCCAAATAGACGAATTACAGAGTTTATCCTTCATGATCAAGAGGGTAAAGCACAACATCTTGAGATGCTTGAATTTATCGATTTATATATTACTGGAGTTGTATTGCCGCTTGAAGCAAGCACAGgcaagaaaagagagaaaggggTTAAGTGTGAAGGATTCGGTCGTATTGAATCTTGGGACATATCTGGATATGAAGATGGTTCTCCAGTGATATGGATTTCCACTGATGTTGCTGATTATGATTGTCAGAAACCTGCTGCTAGTTACAAaaagttttatgattttttctttgaaaaggcTCGTGCATGTGTTGAGGTATATAAAAAACTTACAAAGTCCTCGGGGGGTGACCCTAGTATAAGTCTTGATGAGCTACTCGCTGGCATGGCACGGTCTATGAGTGGTAGCAAATGCTTTTCTGGAACTGCATCTATAAAGGATTATGTTATTTATCAGGGTGATTTCATTTATGAGCAACTCATTGGTTTGGACATGACATCCAAGACAAATGACATGATGTTTGCAGATATCGCTGCTCTTATTGCTCTTAGAGATGAGGCTAAGAAGCAGGATGCATATATGCATTTAATGCCCTCAAATGGGAGTTTAAGGATTGGCTCAGGAAGTGGAGATGAAGAAAACAAGAATCAGATGGATTCTGATTCaccaaatgttaaaaaaaaagattcaaagTTAGCACGGTTGCTCCAAGAAGAAGAGTATTGGAAATCTCTGAAGCAGCCGAAAAATCACAAATCAAGCAAATactatatcaaaattaatgaaGATGAAATTGCCAATGATTATCCTCTCCCTGCTTTTTACAGAACCTCTCTTCAAGAAACAGACGAGTTTATAATTTGTGGTGATGACTATGACCAGTATAATGTTGATGATCTTCCTCGAAACATACTTCATAATTGGTCTTTATACAATTCAGACGCAAGATTGGTTTCCTTGGAACTTCTTCCTATGAAACCTTGTTCGGACATGGATGTTGCAATCTTTGGTTCAGGTGTAATGAAATTAGATGATGGAAGTGGGTTCCATCTTGAAACTGAGGTTGGCCAATCTTCTTCCACTAGTTCAGAACCACAGACTTTTGATGGAATACCAATTTATCTGAGTGCCATAAAGGAATGGATGATAGAATTTGGATCATTGATGATTTTCATATCCATCCGAACAGATATGGGCTG GTACAGACTTGGTAAACCAGCAAAGCAGTATGCTCCTTGGTATGAGACAGTGTTGAAAACTGCAAGGCTTGCTATAGCCATTATTACTTTACTGAAGGAACAGAGCCGAGTATCACGACTTTCCTTTGGAGATGTCATAAAAAAAGTATCTGAGTTTAGTCAGAATGATGGTTCTTACATTTCTTCTGATCCATTGGCTGTTGAGAGATATGTTGTTGTCCACGGACAGATTATTCTGCAACTTTTTGCAGTATTTCCTGATTCTGAGATCAGAAAGTGTCCATTTGTGACTGGTCTTGCAAACAAAATGGAAGAGCGACACCATACCAAATggttagtgaagaagaagaaaaatcagCCAAGGATCGAAGCAAACTTAAATCCTAGAGCAGCTGTAGGTCTTGTTGTTTCCAAGAGGAAAGCTATGCAAGCGACAACAACAAAGCTAATCAATAGAATATGGGGAGAGTATTACTCAAACCACTTGGCAGAAAATCAAAAAGAGGGGGCTGTCAGTGAGTTAAAGGAAGAGGATGAATTGGAAGACCATGAGGAAAATGAAGATGAGGACAACGAAGAGGAGCCAATACTTTTGGATGGAACCTCGAAGAGGCATTCAGATTCAAAGCAAACCAAAACATTTTCGGGTAATGCTGAAATAACATGGGAAGGAAAACCTGAAGGGAAGACTAGTTCTGGATATCCTGTTTATAAGCAGGCAATAATTAATGGGGAAGTTATTTCTGTAGGAAAATTCGTGTTAGTGGAAGTTGATGGAGCAGATGAATTTCCAGACATGTATTGTGTTGAGTATATGTTTGAGTcgaagaatggaagaaaaatGTTCCATGGTAGGATGATGCAGCATGGTTGTCATACTGTTATTGGCAATGCTGCTAATGAGAGAGAGGTGTTTTTGACTAATGAGTGTAGGGATCTGGGACTGCAGGATGTTAAGCAAACAGTTGTTGTAAATATTCGAAAAAGGCCTTGGGGGCATCAGCATCGAAAGGATAATGCCATTGCTGATAGGGCTGACAGGGCTAGAGCagaagaaaggaagaagaaaggacTACCTACTGAATATTATTGTAAAAGCCTGTACTGGCCTGAAAGAGGCGCTTTCTTTAGCCTTCCATTTGATACTTTGGGTCAAGGCTCTGGTATTTGCTCCTCTTGCAAAATACACGACGATGAAAAGGCGAAGAATATTTTCAATGTAAATTCCTCCAAGTCTGGTTTCCTATTTAAAGGAATCGAGTATTCCCTTAATGATTTTGTTTATGTAAGTCCCTTTGAATTTGAGGAAAAGATCGAGCAAGGAACTCATAAGAGCGGCAGGAATGTGGGACTGAAAGCTTATGTTGTGTGTCAAGTGCTAGAGATTGTGCttaaaatggaaataaaacATCCAGAAATAAAATCTACACAAGTCAAAATCAGGAGGTTCTATCGACCAGAAGATGTATCAAATGAGAAGGCATACTGCTCTGATATACAGGAG GTGTATTATAGTGATGAAACGCATATAATCTCAGTAGATTCAATAGAAGGGAAATGTGAAGTCCGAAAGAAGAGTGATATTCCTGAACAAAGTGCCCCCGGAATGTTCCAAAATGTATTTTTCTGCGAGCTCTTGTATGATCCTGCCACTGGGTCACTGAAAAAG TTGCCAGCTcacataaaagtaaaatattcaaCTGGACGAACATCAGATGCTGCTActagaaagagaaaaggaaaatgtaAAGAGGGAGATGACGATTCAGAGTCTTCTAAGGAGGGaaaaacattaaatgaaaaaCGTTTAGCCACCTTGGACATTTTTGCTGGTTGTGGTGGTTTATCAGAGGGGTTGGAGCAGTCAG GTGTTTCATCAACTAAATGGGCTATCGAGTATGAAGAGCCTGCTGGTGATGCATTTAAAGCTAATCATCCTGATGCTTTAGTCTTTATTAACAATTGCAATGTTATTCTTAG GGCTGTAATGGAGAAGTGTGGGGACATAGATGATTGTATCTCAACGACTGAGGCTGCAGAGTTGGCTGCAAAGCTTGATGAGAGTGAGAGAAGTAGTTTACCAATGCCTGGAGAAGTTGATTTCATAAATGGGGGTCCTCCATGCCAG GGTTTCTCTGGGATGAATAGGTTTAACCAGAGCAGTTGGAGTAAAGTCCAGTGTGAGATGATATTGGCATTCTTATCCTTTGCTGATTATTTCCGGCCAAGATATTTCTTATTGGAGAATGTGAGGAACTTTGTGTCTTTCAATAAAGGGCAGACATTCCGTTTAGCCTTGGCTTCACTTCTTGAGATGGGTTATCAG GTGAGGTTTGGTATCCTTGAGGCTGGAGCATTTGGGGTTTCCCAATCAAGAAAAAGGGCATTCATATGGGCAGCCTGTCCTGATGATGTGCTTCCAGAGTGGCCAGAACCAATGCATGTATTTTCGGCCCCTGAGTTGAAGATCACATTATCTGAAAATGTTCATTATGCTGCTGTCCGTAGTACTGCAAATGGTGCTCCGTTACGTGCAATAACTGTTAAAGATACCATTGGTGATCTCCCAGCAGTGGGCAATGGAGCCTCAAAAGGAAACATGGAG TATCAAAATGACCCTGTATCAtggtttcaaaagaaaattcgtGGTGAGATGATTGTCTTGACTGATCATATTTCCAAGGAGATGAACGAATTGAACTTGATTCGATGCCAGAAAATTCCCAAGAGGCCAGGTTGTGATTGGCGTGATCTTCCGCAGGAAAAG GTAACATTGTCTAATGGACAAGT
- the LOC114181637 gene encoding DNA (cytosine-5)-methyltransferase 1-like isoform X1 — MGCASLLDSSEPGVKNTKGKQDFALSKGEGEVMAKNKQKKRSLAESGEQAPAPRKMPKRAAACKDLKEKSFSISDKSCLIETKKDQTVDEEIVAVSMTAGQDDGRPNRRITEFILHDQEGKAQHLEMLEFIDLYITGVVLPLEASTGKKREKGVKCEGFGRIESWDISGYEDGSPVIWISTDVADYDCQKPAASYKKFYDFFFEKARACVEVYKKLTKSSGGDPSISLDELLAGMARSMSGSKCFSGTASIKDYVIYQGDFIYEQLIGLDMTSKTNDMMFADIAALIALRDEAKKQDAYMHLMPSNGSLRIGSGSGDEENKNQMDSDSPNVKKKDSKLARLLQEEEYWKSLKQPKNHKSSKYYIKINEDEIANDYPLPAFYRTSLQETDEFIICGDDYDQYNVDDLPRNILHNWSLYNSDARLVSLELLPMKPCSDMDVAIFGSGVMKLDDGSGFHLETEVGQSSSTSSEPQTFDGIPIYLSAIKEWMIEFGSLMIFISIRTDMGWYRLGKPAKQYAPWYETVLKTARLAIAIITLLKEQSRVSRLSFGDVIKKVSEFSQNDGSYISSDPLAVERYVVVHGQIILQLFAVFPDSEIRKCPFVTGLANKMEERHHTKWLVKKKKNQPRIEANLNPRAAVGLVVSKRKAMQATTTKLINRIWGEYYSNHLAENQKEGAVSELKEEDELEDHEENEDEDNEEEPILLDGTSKRHSDSKQTKTFSGNAEITWEGKPEGKTSSGYPVYKQAIINGEVISVGKFVLVEVDGADEFPDMYCVEYMFESKNGRKMFHGRMMQHGCHTVIGNAANEREVFLTNECRDLGLQDVKQTVVVNIRKRPWGHQHRKDNAIADRADRARAEERKKKGLPTEYYCKSLYWPERGAFFSLPFDTLGQGSGICSSCKIHDDEKAKNIFNVNSSKSGFLFKGIEYSLNDFVYVSPFEFEEKIEQGTHKSGRNVGLKAYVVCQVLEIVLKMEIKHPEIKSTQVKIRRFYRPEDVSNEKAYCSDIQEVYYSDETHIISVDSIEGKCEVRKKSDIPEQSAPGMFQNVFFCELLYDPATGSLKKLPAHIKVKYSTGRTSDAATRKRKGKCKEGDDDSESSKEGKTLNEKRLATLDIFAGCGGLSEGLEQSGVSSTKWAIEYEEPAGDAFKANHPDALVFINNCNVILRAVMEKCGDIDDCISTTEAAELAAKLDESERSSLPMPGEVDFINGGPPCQGFSGMNRFNQSSWSKVQCEMILAFLSFADYFRPRYFLLENVRNFVSFNKGQTFRLALASLLEMGYQVRFGILEAGAFGVSQSRKRAFIWAACPDDVLPEWPEPMHVFSAPELKITLSENVHYAAVRSTANGAPLRAITVKDTIGDLPAVGNGASKGNMEYQNDPVSWFQKKIRGEMIVLTDHISKEMNELNLIRCQKIPKRPGCDWRDLPQEKVTLSNGQVVDLIPWCLPNTAKRHNQWKGLFGRLDWQGNFPTSITDPQPMGKVGMCFHPDQDRILTVRECARSQGFPDSYKFSGNIIHKHRQIGNAVPPPLAFALGRKLKEAVNSKNSK, encoded by the exons ATGGGTTGTGCTTCTCTTCTGGATTCCTCAGAACCAG GTGTGAAGAACACCAAGGGTAAACAGGATTTTGCTCTTTCCAAAGGAGAAGGAGAAGTTATGgctaaaaacaaacaaaagaaacGAAGTTTGGCAGAGAGCGGTGAGCAGGCTCCAGCTCCACGCAAAATGCCAAAACGTGCCGCAGCGTGTAAAGATTTGAAAGAGAAATCCTTTTCAATATCGGATAAGTCTTGTCTCATTGAAACAAAGAAGGATCAGACTGTAGATGAAGAAATTGTAGCTGTCAGTATGACTGCTGGACAAGATGATGGTCGCCCAAATAGACGAATTACAGAGTTTATCCTTCATGATCAAGAGGGTAAAGCACAACATCTTGAGATGCTTGAATTTATCGATTTATATATTACTGGAGTTGTATTGCCGCTTGAAGCAAGCACAGgcaagaaaagagagaaaggggTTAAGTGTGAAGGATTCGGTCGTATTGAATCTTGGGACATATCTGGATATGAAGATGGTTCTCCAGTGATATGGATTTCCACTGATGTTGCTGATTATGATTGTCAGAAACCTGCTGCTAGTTACAAaaagttttatgattttttctttgaaaaggcTCGTGCATGTGTTGAGGTATATAAAAAACTTACAAAGTCCTCGGGGGGTGACCCTAGTATAAGTCTTGATGAGCTACTCGCTGGCATGGCACGGTCTATGAGTGGTAGCAAATGCTTTTCTGGAACTGCATCTATAAAGGATTATGTTATTTATCAGGGTGATTTCATTTATGAGCAACTCATTGGTTTGGACATGACATCCAAGACAAATGACATGATGTTTGCAGATATCGCTGCTCTTATTGCTCTTAGAGATGAGGCTAAGAAGCAGGATGCATATATGCATTTAATGCCCTCAAATGGGAGTTTAAGGATTGGCTCAGGAAGTGGAGATGAAGAAAACAAGAATCAGATGGATTCTGATTCaccaaatgttaaaaaaaaagattcaaagTTAGCACGGTTGCTCCAAGAAGAAGAGTATTGGAAATCTCTGAAGCAGCCGAAAAATCACAAATCAAGCAAATactatatcaaaattaatgaaGATGAAATTGCCAATGATTATCCTCTCCCTGCTTTTTACAGAACCTCTCTTCAAGAAACAGACGAGTTTATAATTTGTGGTGATGACTATGACCAGTATAATGTTGATGATCTTCCTCGAAACATACTTCATAATTGGTCTTTATACAATTCAGACGCAAGATTGGTTTCCTTGGAACTTCTTCCTATGAAACCTTGTTCGGACATGGATGTTGCAATCTTTGGTTCAGGTGTAATGAAATTAGATGATGGAAGTGGGTTCCATCTTGAAACTGAGGTTGGCCAATCTTCTTCCACTAGTTCAGAACCACAGACTTTTGATGGAATACCAATTTATCTGAGTGCCATAAAGGAATGGATGATAGAATTTGGATCATTGATGATTTTCATATCCATCCGAACAGATATGGGCTG GTACAGACTTGGTAAACCAGCAAAGCAGTATGCTCCTTGGTATGAGACAGTGTTGAAAACTGCAAGGCTTGCTATAGCCATTATTACTTTACTGAAGGAACAGAGCCGAGTATCACGACTTTCCTTTGGAGATGTCATAAAAAAAGTATCTGAGTTTAGTCAGAATGATGGTTCTTACATTTCTTCTGATCCATTGGCTGTTGAGAGATATGTTGTTGTCCACGGACAGATTATTCTGCAACTTTTTGCAGTATTTCCTGATTCTGAGATCAGAAAGTGTCCATTTGTGACTGGTCTTGCAAACAAAATGGAAGAGCGACACCATACCAAATggttagtgaagaagaagaaaaatcagCCAAGGATCGAAGCAAACTTAAATCCTAGAGCAGCTGTAGGTCTTGTTGTTTCCAAGAGGAAAGCTATGCAAGCGACAACAACAAAGCTAATCAATAGAATATGGGGAGAGTATTACTCAAACCACTTGGCAGAAAATCAAAAAGAGGGGGCTGTCAGTGAGTTAAAGGAAGAGGATGAATTGGAAGACCATGAGGAAAATGAAGATGAGGACAACGAAGAGGAGCCAATACTTTTGGATGGAACCTCGAAGAGGCATTCAGATTCAAAGCAAACCAAAACATTTTCGGGTAATGCTGAAATAACATGGGAAGGAAAACCTGAAGGGAAGACTAGTTCTGGATATCCTGTTTATAAGCAGGCAATAATTAATGGGGAAGTTATTTCTGTAGGAAAATTCGTGTTAGTGGAAGTTGATGGAGCAGATGAATTTCCAGACATGTATTGTGTTGAGTATATGTTTGAGTcgaagaatggaagaaaaatGTTCCATGGTAGGATGATGCAGCATGGTTGTCATACTGTTATTGGCAATGCTGCTAATGAGAGAGAGGTGTTTTTGACTAATGAGTGTAGGGATCTGGGACTGCAGGATGTTAAGCAAACAGTTGTTGTAAATATTCGAAAAAGGCCTTGGGGGCATCAGCATCGAAAGGATAATGCCATTGCTGATAGGGCTGACAGGGCTAGAGCagaagaaaggaagaagaaaggacTACCTACTGAATATTATTGTAAAAGCCTGTACTGGCCTGAAAGAGGCGCTTTCTTTAGCCTTCCATTTGATACTTTGGGTCAAGGCTCTGGTATTTGCTCCTCTTGCAAAATACACGACGATGAAAAGGCGAAGAATATTTTCAATGTAAATTCCTCCAAGTCTGGTTTCCTATTTAAAGGAATCGAGTATTCCCTTAATGATTTTGTTTATGTAAGTCCCTTTGAATTTGAGGAAAAGATCGAGCAAGGAACTCATAAGAGCGGCAGGAATGTGGGACTGAAAGCTTATGTTGTGTGTCAAGTGCTAGAGATTGTGCttaaaatggaaataaaacATCCAGAAATAAAATCTACACAAGTCAAAATCAGGAGGTTCTATCGACCAGAAGATGTATCAAATGAGAAGGCATACTGCTCTGATATACAGGAG GTGTATTATAGTGATGAAACGCATATAATCTCAGTAGATTCAATAGAAGGGAAATGTGAAGTCCGAAAGAAGAGTGATATTCCTGAACAAAGTGCCCCCGGAATGTTCCAAAATGTATTTTTCTGCGAGCTCTTGTATGATCCTGCCACTGGGTCACTGAAAAAG TTGCCAGCTcacataaaagtaaaatattcaaCTGGACGAACATCAGATGCTGCTActagaaagagaaaaggaaaatgtaAAGAGGGAGATGACGATTCAGAGTCTTCTAAGGAGGGaaaaacattaaatgaaaaaCGTTTAGCCACCTTGGACATTTTTGCTGGTTGTGGTGGTTTATCAGAGGGGTTGGAGCAGTCAG GTGTTTCATCAACTAAATGGGCTATCGAGTATGAAGAGCCTGCTGGTGATGCATTTAAAGCTAATCATCCTGATGCTTTAGTCTTTATTAACAATTGCAATGTTATTCTTAG GGCTGTAATGGAGAAGTGTGGGGACATAGATGATTGTATCTCAACGACTGAGGCTGCAGAGTTGGCTGCAAAGCTTGATGAGAGTGAGAGAAGTAGTTTACCAATGCCTGGAGAAGTTGATTTCATAAATGGGGGTCCTCCATGCCAG GGTTTCTCTGGGATGAATAGGTTTAACCAGAGCAGTTGGAGTAAAGTCCAGTGTGAGATGATATTGGCATTCTTATCCTTTGCTGATTATTTCCGGCCAAGATATTTCTTATTGGAGAATGTGAGGAACTTTGTGTCTTTCAATAAAGGGCAGACATTCCGTTTAGCCTTGGCTTCACTTCTTGAGATGGGTTATCAG GTGAGGTTTGGTATCCTTGAGGCTGGAGCATTTGGGGTTTCCCAATCAAGAAAAAGGGCATTCATATGGGCAGCCTGTCCTGATGATGTGCTTCCAGAGTGGCCAGAACCAATGCATGTATTTTCGGCCCCTGAGTTGAAGATCACATTATCTGAAAATGTTCATTATGCTGCTGTCCGTAGTACTGCAAATGGTGCTCCGTTACGTGCAATAACTGTTAAAGATACCATTGGTGATCTCCCAGCAGTGGGCAATGGAGCCTCAAAAGGAAACATGGAG TATCAAAATGACCCTGTATCAtggtttcaaaagaaaattcgtGGTGAGATGATTGTCTTGACTGATCATATTTCCAAGGAGATGAACGAATTGAACTTGATTCGATGCCAGAAAATTCCCAAGAGGCCAGGTTGTGATTGGCGTGATCTTCCGCAGGAAAAG GTAACATTGTCTAATGGACAAGT